Proteins found in one Lepeophtheirus salmonis chromosome 9, UVic_Lsal_1.4, whole genome shotgun sequence genomic segment:
- the asrij gene encoding OCIA domain-containing protein 1 isoform X2, whose protein sequence is MDIPRQPLQQQQSLHPNDAPPTTQLSDEEQTVLRACQKESTMYRAFPLSALAGVTTYFSINNFGLMKPHHTYGASPKVVLAVALGYIVGKISYYGTCQDKILSDAPNSNLAAAVRRVRRMPPIPKLDEQGQESLYTTSEDTSPSSAPTDQQEKDQELPLSIRTYQDRQIMNRKMHEAHQYMASPQQPVRQPHPVYQPPPPPITSGGSKPTNKYGDEGFE, encoded by the exons ATGGATATACCAAGACAGCCTTTGCAGCAACAGCAATCCCTTCATCCCAATGATGCTCCTCCTACTACTCAACTCTCTGACGAAGAGCAGACGGTTCTTCGAGCATGCCAAAAGGAGTCAACGATGTACCGAGCATTTCCCTTATCGGCACTCGCAGGGGTTACGACGTACTTCAGCATTAATAATTTTGGATTAATGAAACCTCATCATACGTATGGAGCGTCTCCGAAG GTGGTTCTCGCGGTGGCTTTGGGCTACATAGTTGGAAAAATATCCTACTACGGTACATGCCAAGATAAAATCCTTAGTGATGCACCCAACTCCAACCTCGCTGCTGCTGTGCGTCGTGTTCGCCGAATGCCTCCTATTCCAAAACTTGATGAACAGGGGCAAGAGTCTCTTTACACTACATCCGAAGACACGTCCCCTTCTTCTGCTCCCACGGATCAACAGGAGAAAGATCAAGAGCTTCCACTATCCATTCGAACCTATCAAGATCGGCAaattatgaatagaaaaatgcaTGAGGCGCATCAGTATATGGCCTCTCCTCAACAACCAGTGCGTCAACCACACCCTGTTTATCAACCGCCTCCACCCCCTATAACAAGTGGTGGCTCCAAACCCACCAATAAATACGGAGATGAAGGCTTTGAGTAA